DNA sequence from the Zavarzinia compransoris genome:
GCGGCGATAGGCCGCTTCGTAACCCGAGGCGTCAATCCTGGCCCCCGCCGCGAAACCCGCCGGCACCGGGTAGATGTCCTGGCTCATGCTGATCTCCTGCACCGGGCCACGGGACGTCGGTTCGCGAGGGCTGCGGAGCGCTGTAACGAAAGGGATATCGGAAAGCGAAAGGGGGCGGCAGGTGCCGCCCCCCGGGCCGTCGATGATCAGTCGATGATCGAGTTGTTCTTCGTTTCGCGGACGAAGAGCAGGCCGATGACGAAGGTGCCGGTGGCGATGATGATCGGGTACCACAGGCCGTCGTAGATGTTGCCGGTGGCCGCCACGATGGCGAAGGCGGTGGTCGGCAGGAAGCCGCCGAACCAGCCGTTGCCGATGTGATAGGGCAGCGACATCGAGGTATAGCGGATGCGGGTCGGGAAGAGTTCGACCAGCATGGCCGCGATCGGGCCGTAGACCATGGTGACGAAGATCACCAGGACGAACAGCATGACCAGCACCATGACGTGGTTGATCCGCGCCGGGTCCGCCTTCGCCGGGTAGGCGGCGTCGTTCAGGGCCTTGGTCAGGGCGGCGTCGAAGGCCACGCCCTGTTCCTTGGCGTCGGCCGCGAGGCCGTCGTAGGAGGCGATGACGACTTCGCCGACCTTGATCTGGGCGATGGTGCCGGCCGGGGCCGCCTCGTTGCTGTAGGGCGTGCCGCGCTTCACCAGGGCGGTCTTGGCCACGTCGCAGGACGAGGTGAACTTCGAGGTGCCGACCGGGTTGAACTGGAAGGTGCACTGGGTCGGATCGGCGACCACGACCACCGGCGCCGTGGCGACGGCGGATTCGAGGGCCGGGTTGGCGTAGTGGGTGATGGCCTTGAAGATCGGGAAGTAGGTCACCGCCGCGATCAGGCAGCCCGCCAGGATGATCGGCTTGCGGCCGATCTTGTCGGAGAGCCAGCCGAAGAAGACGAAGAAGGGCGTGCCGATGAGCAGCGAACCGGCGATCAGCAGGTTGGCGGTCTGGGCGTCCACCTTCAGGGTCTGGGTCAGGAAGAACAGGGCGTAGAACTGGCCGGTGTACCAGACCACGGCCTGGCCGGCGGTGAGGCCGAACAGGGCGATGAGCACGATCTTCAGGTTCTTCCACTGGCCGAAGCTCTCGGTCAGCGGGGCCTTCGAGCGGGTGCCCTCTTCCTTCATCTTCTGGAACAGCGGCGACTCGTTCAGCTGCATGCGGATCCAGACGGAAATCCCGAGCAGGATGATCGAGACCAGGAAGGGAATGCGCCAGCCCCAGGATTCGAAATCCTCGACCGACATCGACAGGCGCACGCCCAGGATGATGAGCAGCGACAGGAACAGGCCGATGGTCGCCGTGGTCTGGATCCACGACGTATAGAGGCCGCGCTTGTCGTTCGGCGCGTGCTCGGCGACATAGGTCGCGGCGCCGCCGTATTCGCCGCCGAGGGCAAGGCCCTGGAGCAGGCGCAGCACGATCAGGATGATCGGGGCCGCGATGCCGATCGAGGCATAGGACGGCAGGATGCCCACGATGAAGGTCGAGGCGCCCATCATCAGGATGGTGATGAGGAAGGTATACTTCCGGCCGACCAGGTCGCCCAGGCGGCCGAACACGAGGGCGCCGAAGGGGCGCACCGCGAAGCCGGCGGCGAAGGCCATCAGGGCGAAGATGAAGGCAGCCGTCGGGTTGACGCCCGAGAAGAACTGCTTGGAAATCACGGCCGCGAGCGAGCCGTAAAGATAAAAGTCATACCATTCGAAAACGGTGCCGAGCGACGAGGCGAAAACCACCTTGCGCCGTTCGGCCCCCTCGACGCGCGCAGAAGCGCCGCCCCCGGTAACGCTGACCATTGTTGACCTCCCTGGGCGGTTGTCCGCCGAATTCCCCCGTTGCGGCCCGGTCGTTGCCGTGGCCCTTTCGGTGCCTACAGTGGAGGCTCTGGACTTCGCTTTTTTAAGCCCGACGTTGGTCGAAAGGCCGGGGCTTCGGCCTTTGACTTTGGTATTAGGTGCGTTGCGCAAGAATTCGCTGCAATGCGACGAGATCTGGCCGGTCCCACGCCAAGGCGATGGACAATTCCGCTGTTTGGCGCCTAGATGACAAAGTCTTCGGGAGGAAATGCGACCATGGTGCAGGACTGGGCCATCCTGCTGATGTCCCTCATCTATATCGGCAGCCTGTTCGCCATCGCCTATCTCGGCGACTGGCGGCCGCGCCGCGCGGCGTCGTCGCAGAACCTGATCTATGCCCTGTCGCTGGCGATCTATTGCACCTCCTGGACCTTTTACGGCAGCGTCGGGCGGGCGGTGGCGGCGGGCTGGGACTTTTTCCTGATCTTCGTCGGCCCCATCCTGGTCATGATCTTCGGGCAACGCCTGCTGTCGCGCATGATCCTGATCGCGCGCAACCAGAACATCACTTCGATCGCGGATTTCATCGGCTCGCGCTACGGCAAGAGCCGGGCCGTCTCCGCCATCGTCGCCGGCCTCGCCATCGTCGGCGTGCTGCCCTATATCGCCTTGCAGCTGAAGGCGGTCTCGGACAGTTTCGACGCGGTCACCGGCCTCGGCCCCTCGGCGACCGGCGGCGGCTTCGATGCCTGGCGCGACACCGCGCTGATCGTCGCCGTGATGATGGCGGCCTTCACCATGCTGTTCGGCATCCGCCGCGCCCAGGCGACGGAACAGCACCGCGGCATGATGCTGGCGATCGCCTTCGAATCGCTGGTCAAGCTGGCGGCCTTCATCGCCGTCGGCCTCTATGTCACCTATGAGGTCTTCGGC
Encoded proteins:
- a CDS encoding MFS transporter, which codes for MVSVTGGGASARVEGAERRKVVFASSLGTVFEWYDFYLYGSLAAVISKQFFSGVNPTAAFIFALMAFAAGFAVRPFGALVFGRLGDLVGRKYTFLITILMMGASTFIVGILPSYASIGIAAPIILIVLRLLQGLALGGEYGGAATYVAEHAPNDKRGLYTSWIQTTATIGLFLSLLIILGVRLSMSVEDFESWGWRIPFLVSIILLGISVWIRMQLNESPLFQKMKEEGTRSKAPLTESFGQWKNLKIVLIALFGLTAGQAVVWYTGQFYALFFLTQTLKVDAQTANLLIAGSLLIGTPFFVFFGWLSDKIGRKPIILAGCLIAAVTYFPIFKAITHYANPALESAVATAPVVVVADPTQCTFQFNPVGTSKFTSSCDVAKTALVKRGTPYSNEAAPAGTIAQIKVGEVVIASYDGLAADAKEQGVAFDAALTKALNDAAYPAKADPARINHVMVLVMLFVLVIFVTMVYGPIAAMLVELFPTRIRYTSMSLPYHIGNGWFGGFLPTTAFAIVAATGNIYDGLWYPIIIATGTFVIGLLFVRETKNNSIID